The genomic region ATCCACTTCCGGTTGCGCTCCGCGAGGAGGTCGTTCTTGGCGAGTACCTTCTGCTCAAGGGTAACGGTCTCGCCTTCGCCCCTCGGCTGAACGTGGTCGTGTGAGTGCGGATGCGGATGTCCGTGAGCCGGTGCATCATCCTCCCGCAGCATCACGATCCTGGTCCCGCCGGATTCCTCGGAACAGCCGCAGGTACCACACATGGCTCAGCCCACTTTCATGGAAACGATCTGAAGTTCCTGTCCCGATGTGATCTCCACATCCGCGCTGCCGCAGGGACACAGCAGAATCAGGTCGGTCAGGGTGAATTCGATGTCGCAGGTACGGCAGCGGCCGGCCCCGGGCGGCTGGTCGATGTCCAACTGCGCCCCCTCGGCGGCTGTTCCCTCCGTGACCAGGCCGAAGCAGAACCGCATCGATTCGGGGACCACGGCAGTGAGCACCCCGATGCGGACGCGGACGGAACGGACCGGACGCCCCGCGGCGCGTTCGCACACCGAATCGACGACGCTCTGCGTGATTGCCAGCTCGTGCACGAGTGCCTCGTTCTCCCACGGGTGGCTCCGACCGTAGGGCTCCGGCGGGCCCGTACCGCCCACCGACCGGACCGGTACCCCGGCCGGATCACCCGACCGGTCCACTGCGTGCGGTCATTCGGCTCACCGGACATCAGGCAGAGCGAGGAATTCCCTGTGTTGCCGGTGCGCTCGGATCGAGGCCTGATGGTACCAATGTGCGCGAACCCATCAGTGGGGGCCGACGGCCGTCAGGCCGTCATCCTGAAAGGCGGCACTGCCATGCCGACAGAGGAAGCGGTAAAGGCGGAGGACACACTGATCCACGTCCTGTGGATCAATGCAGGACTGAGTTGTGACGGCGATTCCGTTTCGCTGACGGCTGCCACTCAGCCGAGCATCGAGGAGATTGCACTCGGCGCCCTCCCCGGCCTTCCACAGGTCGCCGTCCACTGGCCACTCATCGATTTCGAGTGCGGCCCCAACGGAGGCGCCGACGACTTCCTCGAATGGTTCTTCAAGGCCGACCGCGGAGAGCTGGAACCGTTCGTTCTGGTCGTCGAGGGATCCATCCCGAACGAGCAGTTGCACGACGAGGGGTACTGGTGCGGATTCGGCAACGATCCCGCCACCGGGCAGCCGATGACCACCAGCGAGTGGCTCGACCGGCTGGCTCCCAAGGCCACCGCGGTGGTCGCGGTGGGCACCTGCGCGACGTACGGCGGCATCCATGCCATGGCGGGCAACCCGACCGGCGCAATGGGGGTCCCCGACTACCTGGGCTGGGACTGGAAGTCCAAGGCCGGGATCCCGATCGTGTGCGTCCCCGGGTGCCCGATCCAGCCGGACAACCTGTCGGAGACGCTCACCTACCTGCTCTACATGGCCACGGACCAGGCGCCGATGATTCCGCTCGACGACGCGCTGCGGCCGACATGGCTGTTCGGGTCGACGGTCCACGAGGGCTGTGACCGGGCCGGATATTACGAACAGGCCGACTTCGCGACGGAGTACGGCTCGCCGAAGTGCATCGTCAAGCTGGGCTGCTGGGGCCCCACGGTCAAGTGCAACGTGCCCAAGCGCGGCTGGATGAACGGCATCGGCGGTTGCCCCAATGTCGGTGGGATCTGCATCGGCTGCACCATGCCAGGGTTCCCGGACAAGTTCATGCCGTTCATGGACGAGCCCCCTGGCGGAAAGCTCTCCACCAACGCGGTCGGGCCGTACGGGTCGACGATGCGGCGCCTTCGCCACATCACCACCCACACCCTCGACCGCGAACCGAAATGGCGTAAGCCCGGCAGGGATCTCACGACCGGCGCCACACGCACCTGGTAAGCGACCGCGCAATCAACGCACATGGACAGAAAGATGAGGCGGCGTACATGACCGCGACGCAGCACAAGGGTGCCGGGGGCGGCCGGGGCAAGGACGACCTGGTCGAAATGGCATGGGACCCCATCACCCGGATCGTC from Streptomyces sp. NBC_01267 harbors:
- a CDS encoding hydrogenase maturation nickel metallochaperone HypA/HybF; protein product: MHELAITQSVVDSVCERAAGRPVRSVRVRIGVLTAVVPESMRFCFGLVTEGTAAEGAQLDIDQPPGAGRCRTCDIEFTLTDLILLCPCGSADVEITSGQELQIVSMKVG
- a CDS encoding hydrogenase expression protein HypE; translation: MPTEEAVKAEDTLIHVLWINAGLSCDGDSVSLTAATQPSIEEIALGALPGLPQVAVHWPLIDFECGPNGGADDFLEWFFKADRGELEPFVLVVEGSIPNEQLHDEGYWCGFGNDPATGQPMTTSEWLDRLAPKATAVVAVGTCATYGGIHAMAGNPTGAMGVPDYLGWDWKSKAGIPIVCVPGCPIQPDNLSETLTYLLYMATDQAPMIPLDDALRPTWLFGSTVHEGCDRAGYYEQADFATEYGSPKCIVKLGCWGPTVKCNVPKRGWMNGIGGCPNVGGICIGCTMPGFPDKFMPFMDEPPGGKLSTNAVGPYGSTMRRLRHITTHTLDREPKWRKPGRDLTTGATRTW